In the Oreochromis aureus strain Israel breed Guangdong linkage group 14, ZZ_aureus, whole genome shotgun sequence genome, one interval contains:
- the dharma gene encoding dharma — protein sequence MDRGRVSDFSIERILSPQLGPRPPLQDFPPDRYHRGVTGNVRAPSPVQVPLQAMGCQQCREMSSGEERFPLYRPAVHQHFYSNPGVYAHFSQNCADMQPLAAYSGYPQPAAVHPQSLQKFRMRTVFTDSQIKQLEALFEITDYPAVETRAELARRTGLSEETVRVWFKNRRARRKRQ from the exons ATGGACCGAGGCCGAGTGTCGGACTTCAGCATCGAGCGCATCCTTTCCCCGCAGCTCGGCCCGAGGCCGCCGCTGCAGGACTTTCCACCGGACAGGTATCACCGGGGGGTCACCGGCAATGTCAGAGCTCCCTCGCCGGTCCAGGTCCCGTTACAGGCGATGGGCTGCCAGCAGTGCAGAGAGATGAGCTCCGGAGAGGAGCGATTCCCGCTGTACAGACCCGCTGTTCATCAGCACTTCTACTCAAACCCCGGAGTTTACGCGCACTTCAGCCAAAACTGTGCAG ATATGCAGCCTCTGGCGGCTTACAGTGGATACCCGCAGCCCGCGGCGGTGCACCCGCAGTCGCTTCAGAAGTTCCGGATGAGGACGGTGTTCACGGACAGTCAGATCAAGCAGCTCGAGGCGCTGTTCGAGATCACAGACTACCCCGCAGTGGAGACTCGTGCCGAGCTGGCGAGGCGCACCGGGCTGAGCGAGGAGACCGTCAGG GTGTGGTTTAAGAACCGCAGAGCTCGGAGGAAGCGCCAGTGA